A part of Caldicellulosiruptor owensensis OL genomic DNA contains:
- a CDS encoding ISLre2-like element ISCow1 family transposase, with the protein MFDNIIAKIEELLNRFGEGIVEILRGEKDIAMYSMELKEKMDEIGKEMIKEACGLVDEIVRNEKKRKARYEVVRKDKRSIKTIFGDVEYIRTYYKNKEEGGYVYLADEILGIEKYQRIDKAVKAAIVEKVVEISYEKAAKEVLGEEKMTRQSVMNILRRIEAAQLDRIEHNKKGVAGSKKVVKELYIEADEDHISLQNGEGKIAKLAYINEGYKEEKGIVKRKELKGVHYFSSIKERPEDFWSKVSEYIEEHYETEKIEKIYLLGDGAAWIKEGLEWIVGAEFVLDRFHLMREVIKISGGDKNIFAGIVEALRDKDREKFEGLVAKAMEKAGEDKRALKRINESRRYIANHWDNIVLELDNRIIKGCSAEGHVSHVLADRMSSRPRGWSEQGAEVMVKLLSLKYNGVNLKEAYLKEICGKEEKEEKILKEIVRKNVKKIRKQIEETRNNVPILARGKVDLTFRVLKGLSTGDFLNAVVF; encoded by the coding sequence ATGTTTGATAATATTATAGCAAAAATAGAGGAACTTTTAAATAGATTTGGAGAAGGGATAGTGGAGATATTAAGAGGTGAGAAAGATATAGCGATGTATTCAATGGAATTGAAGGAGAAGATGGATGAGATAGGGAAGGAGATGATAAAAGAGGCATGCGGGCTTGTAGATGAGATTGTAAGGAATGAAAAGAAGAGGAAGGCAAGGTATGAGGTTGTAAGGAAAGATAAGAGGAGCATAAAGACAATATTTGGAGATGTGGAATATATAAGGACGTACTACAAGAATAAAGAAGAGGGAGGGTATGTGTATTTAGCAGATGAAATTTTGGGGATAGAGAAATACCAAAGAATAGACAAAGCAGTCAAAGCAGCAATAGTTGAGAAAGTAGTGGAAATATCATATGAAAAAGCAGCCAAAGAAGTATTAGGAGAAGAGAAAATGACAAGACAAAGTGTAATGAATATTTTGAGGAGGATAGAGGCAGCTCAGTTAGATAGAATCGAGCATAATAAAAAAGGAGTTGCAGGCAGTAAAAAAGTGGTAAAAGAACTTTATATAGAGGCAGATGAAGATCATATTTCGTTACAAAACGGAGAAGGGAAGATAGCGAAGCTTGCGTACATAAATGAGGGATATAAAGAAGAGAAAGGGATTGTCAAAAGAAAGGAATTAAAAGGGGTGCATTATTTTAGCAGTATTAAAGAGAGACCAGAAGATTTTTGGTCAAAAGTAAGTGAATATATAGAGGAGCACTATGAAACGGAGAAGATAGAGAAGATATATTTGTTAGGGGATGGAGCGGCATGGATAAAGGAAGGGCTTGAATGGATAGTGGGTGCAGAATTTGTATTAGACAGGTTTCATCTAATGAGAGAGGTAATCAAAATAAGCGGTGGAGATAAGAATATTTTTGCTGGGATAGTAGAAGCATTGAGGGATAAGGATAGAGAGAAGTTTGAGGGATTGGTAGCTAAAGCGATGGAAAAGGCTGGAGAGGACAAAAGAGCGTTGAAGAGGATAAATGAAAGTAGGAGATATATAGCCAATCATTGGGATAATATAGTATTAGAGTTAGATAATAGGATTATAAAAGGATGTAGTGCAGAAGGGCATGTAAGCCACGTATTAGCAGATAGGATGAGTTCAAGACCAAGAGGATGGAGCGAACAAGGAGCAGAAGTGATGGTAAAGTTATTGAGCTTGAAGTATAATGGTGTAAACTTGAAAGAAGCATATTTAAAAGAGATTTGTGGCAAGGAAGAGAAAGAAGAAAAAATATTGAAAGAAATTGTGAGAAAAAATGTTAAGAAGATAAGGAAACAGATTGAGGAGACGAGGAATAATGTGCCAATTTTAGCAAGAGGAAAAGTTGATTTGACGTTTAGAGTACTGAAAGGCCTAAGTACTGGAGATTTCTTAAATGCAGTCGTATTTTAA
- a CDS encoding DUF4363 family protein → MKVWSTVVCFVILIVMLTLISTLLILGAADKIENDLSGLYKNVVKNNYNLAKSNYFDIVKKWNKYKKSWAMLIEHQEIDKIDEELTKIKEYLLEQDRTLLLSEISLLKFYIRHVREMILFKIENIF, encoded by the coding sequence GTGAAGGTATGGTCCACAGTGGTTTGCTTTGTCATCTTAATAGTTATGCTTACACTAATTTCAACACTGCTAATATTAGGTGCTGCTGATAAGATTGAGAATGACCTGTCTGGCTTGTATAAAAATGTTGTTAAAAACAACTACAATCTTGCAAAGTCAAACTACTTTGATATTGTGAAGAAATGGAATAAATATAAGAAAAGCTGGGCTATGCTTATTGAGCACCAAGAAATAGATAAGATAGATGAAGAGCTCACAAAAATAAAGGAATATCTTTTGGAACAAGACAGAACTCTTTTGCTCAGCGAGATAAGTCTTCTCAAGTTTTATATTCGTCATGTCAGAGAGATGATTTTATTCAAGATTGAAAATATTTTTTAA
- a CDS encoding MFS transporter, whose translation MFKLNADLTSDNSLRKSLNFVILGITFGIVFFNVTTGSPVAGFAKVIGFGDLMYGVMLALPVLGGVAQVFASYFLEKSKKRKLIFLISGFLHRLPWALIAILPLIFGKGSYILLFLLILLMTISSISNSFTNVSFWSWINDLVPMHIRGRFFSRRATISTIVGMLSGLAIGKYLDLHNNLTGFSIVFVFAAIMGMLDISCFFFVKDLPMKGQKQQIDLKKMFISTLKNDYFKKFMIFFVIWNFGLSIAGPYFNMYMIKDLKMSYFDIILLTQIVSNIVTILTLPYIGRVVDKIGNRPMLLFAASLLSLLPVVWCFTNENNYKYLVTLISIFAGMLWPIIDMSNNNLILKLSDQTQTSMYVGVINMFNAIFGTAIPIVLGGYLIEDIAPYIVDFFKHYMNFNIATYHVAFFVSGFLRFLAVIYLKKNVKEPGAKSLRNVIKRKIKRA comes from the coding sequence ATGTTCAAATTAAACGCAGACTTGACATCAGACAATTCTTTGCGCAAGAGTCTCAATTTTGTAATACTTGGCATCACATTTGGCATAGTTTTTTTTAATGTCACCACAGGGTCACCGGTTGCTGGATTTGCAAAAGTAATAGGATTTGGCGATCTGATGTATGGTGTAATGCTTGCACTACCAGTACTTGGCGGTGTGGCGCAAGTTTTTGCATCTTATTTTTTAGAAAAATCAAAAAAAAGAAAGCTCATATTTTTAATAAGCGGATTTCTCCATAGATTACCGTGGGCACTGATAGCCATTTTACCGCTGATTTTCGGAAAAGGTTCATATATATTACTATTTTTGTTAATACTATTGATGACAATATCATCAATTTCCAACTCATTCACAAATGTTTCTTTCTGGTCGTGGATAAATGACTTAGTTCCAATGCATATAAGAGGCAGGTTCTTTTCAAGAAGAGCAACAATCTCCACCATAGTGGGAATGCTCAGCGGACTTGCTATTGGAAAATATTTAGACTTACACAATAACCTTACAGGATTTTCTATAGTCTTTGTGTTTGCTGCTATTATGGGAATGCTGGATATAAGTTGTTTCTTCTTTGTAAAAGACCTTCCTATGAAGGGTCAGAAGCAACAAATTGATTTGAAAAAGATGTTTATTTCTACACTTAAAAACGACTACTTTAAAAAATTTATGATCTTTTTTGTAATCTGGAACTTTGGACTTAGCATTGCAGGCCCATATTTTAATATGTATATGATAAAAGACCTTAAAATGAGTTATTTTGATATAATTCTCCTGACCCAAATTGTAAGCAACATTGTAACCATACTCACATTGCCATACATAGGAAGAGTGGTAGATAAAATAGGTAACAGACCCATGCTCCTTTTTGCAGCAAGTCTTCTGTCTTTGTTGCCGGTTGTGTGGTGTTTCACCAATGAAAACAATTATAAGTACTTAGTGACTTTAATAAGCATATTTGCAGGAATGCTCTGGCCTATAATCGATATGAGCAATAACAACCTAATTTTGAAATTATCTGACCAGACTCAAACGTCTATGTATGTCGGTGTTATAAATATGTTCAACGCAATATTCGGAACAGCTATTCCAATTGTACTTGGAGGTTACCTTATAGAAGATATTGCACCCTATATTGTTGACTTTTTCAAGCATTACATGAATTTTAACATAGCCACATACCATGTCGCATTTTTTGTATCAGGTTTTTTAAGATTCTTAGCTGTGATTTACCTTAAAAAGAACGTAAAGGAACCCGGTGCAAAGAGTCTCAGGAACGTTATTAAAAGGAAAATAAAAAGAGCGTAA
- a CDS encoding phenylacetate--CoA ligase family protein: MESVEMRESVNELFLIQLENVFKNSPFYKEKFREAGIELEDIKDLEDIKKLPFTTKEELRAAYPLGLMATDEKKVVRIHSSSGTTGMPVIIPYTQKDVDDWKEMVKRCYQFAGITEYDRIQITPGYGLWTAGIGFQLGAEFLGAMTIPMGPGNTEKQLQMMVDLKSTVIVATSSYGLLLAEEVVKRGLKDKIHLRVGIFGSERWGEKQRKTIEEYLGIESFDIYGLTEIYGPGIAIDCKKHTGLHYFDDFLYFEIIDPQTGENVPDGEFGELVITTLKKEGAPLIRYRTRDITRKIPGECNCGSKYPRIDRIVGRTDDMVKVKGVNIFPAQIDMFLKDIKGVGSEYQVIIERIDYRDKLTLKIEVEDEYFTSEMKELISHEFKNKIGVSPEVVLCRIGELPRSEKKTKRIFDLRG; encoded by the coding sequence ATGGAAAGTGTTGAGATGAGAGAAAGTGTAAATGAACTTTTTTTGATTCAACTTGAAAATGTCTTTAAAAATAGTCCATTTTATAAAGAAAAATTCAGGGAAGCCGGAATAGAGCTGGAGGATATAAAGGATTTAGAAGACATCAAAAAACTTCCATTTACAACAAAAGAAGAGCTAAGAGCAGCATATCCGTTAGGGCTTATGGCTACAGATGAAAAAAAGGTTGTAAGAATTCACTCATCGTCGGGTACCACAGGAATGCCGGTAATTATTCCTTATACTCAAAAAGATGTTGATGATTGGAAGGAAATGGTGAAAAGATGTTATCAGTTTGCAGGAATTACAGAGTATGACAGAATTCAGATAACTCCTGGATATGGGCTGTGGACAGCAGGTATTGGGTTTCAGCTGGGTGCAGAGTTTCTTGGTGCAATGACAATTCCTATGGGACCAGGGAATACAGAAAAACAACTTCAAATGATGGTGGATTTAAAGTCAACAGTAATTGTTGCAACTTCATCTTATGGTCTTTTGCTTGCTGAAGAGGTAGTTAAAAGAGGGTTAAAAGACAAGATACATTTAAGAGTTGGAATATTTGGATCTGAAAGATGGGGAGAAAAACAGCGAAAAACTATTGAGGAGTATCTGGGTATAGAGAGTTTTGATATTTATGGGCTAACAGAGATTTACGGACCGGGAATTGCGATAGATTGCAAAAAACATACAGGTCTTCATTATTTTGACGATTTTCTGTATTTTGAAATAATTGACCCTCAAACAGGCGAAAATGTACCTGATGGAGAGTTTGGTGAACTTGTCATAACTACGTTGAAAAAAGAAGGTGCTCCTCTTATAAGGTACAGAACAAGGGATATTACACGAAAAATTCCGGGTGAGTGCAACTGTGGTTCTAAGTATCCACGAATTGACAGGATTGTTGGCAGAACTGATGATATGGTAAAAGTCAAAGGTGTTAATATATTTCCTGCTCAGATAGATATGTTTTTAAAGGACATAAAGGGTGTTGGCAGTGAGTATCAAGTAATAATAGAAAGAATTGATTACAGAGATAAACTTACATTAAAGATTGAAGTTGAAGATGAATATTTTACTTCTGAGATGAAAGAGTTAATTTCTCATGAGTTTAAAAATAAAATAGGAGTATCACCTGAAGTTGTATTGTGTAGGATAGGTGAACTTCCTCGTAGTGAAAAGAAGACCAAACGTATATTTGATTTGAGAGGCTGA
- a CDS encoding CoA-binding protein produces the protein MDSKTIEAALGFKNWAVVGATPNKQKYGYMVFKKLKKKGYNVFAINPLYDEIENNKVYKTLLDLERKVDCVSMVIAPERGKIYIEQAAIVGAKYVWFQPGAESNELIELCKKNSIIPIYNACVLVALNHKNNF, from the coding sequence ATGGACTCAAAAACTATTGAGGCAGCCTTGGGTTTTAAAAACTGGGCTGTGGTTGGTGCAACACCAAACAAGCAAAAATATGGATACATGGTCTTCAAAAAACTTAAAAAAAAAGGTTACAATGTGTTTGCTATAAATCCTTTGTACGATGAGATTGAGAATAACAAGGTATACAAAACGCTGTTGGATTTAGAACGGAAAGTAGATTGTGTGAGTATGGTTATTGCACCAGAAAGAGGAAAGATATATATTGAACAAGCAGCCATAGTAGGAGCAAAGTATGTTTGGTTTCAGCCAGGAGCCGAAAGTAACGAGCTTATTGAGCTATGTAAGAAAAATAGTATAATTCCAATTTACAATGCATGTGTTTTGGTTGCGTTAAACCACAAAAATAACTTTTAA
- a CDS encoding DUF421 domain-containing protein codes for MVITIFFRTLILYVLVVLVMRLMGKRQMGELQPFELVITIMISELAAVPMQNTGVPLINGIIPILTLLFLQTLITFGSLKSDFIKKLVCGSPTILIAKGRILEDALKKTQYSLNDLMEQLRIKGFFNIHDIEYAILETDGDISVIPKSQKRYVTPADLGIPTKYEGIPISIIVDGKIKEESLKCANLTLEQVLTEIKKRGIEDIQHVFFACIDPEGNWFVQKKEGKGK; via the coding sequence GTGGTTATAACCATTTTTTTTAGGACATTAATTTTATATGTATTAGTGGTATTGGTGATGAGACTTATGGGAAAAAGACAGATGGGAGAACTTCAACCATTTGAGCTTGTCATTACAATAATGATTTCTGAACTTGCAGCTGTTCCAATGCAAAACACCGGTGTACCTCTTATAAACGGTATAATTCCTATTTTAACCCTCTTATTTTTGCAAACCTTAATTACATTTGGAAGCTTGAAATCTGATTTTATAAAAAAACTTGTGTGCGGAAGTCCTACTATTTTGATAGCGAAAGGTAGAATTTTAGAAGATGCACTAAAAAAAACACAGTATAGCTTAAATGATCTTATGGAACAGCTGAGAATAAAAGGGTTTTTTAACATTCATGATATAGAGTATGCCATACTGGAAACAGATGGGGATATTTCTGTGATTCCAAAGTCTCAAAAAAGATATGTCACACCTGCTGATTTGGGAATACCAACAAAGTATGAAGGGATTCCAATAAGTATAATTGTCGATGGCAAAATAAAGGAAGAGTCTTTAAAATGTGCTAATTTAACATTAGAGCAAGTACTCACAGAGATAAAAAAAAGAGGAATAGAAGATATTCAGCATGTTTTTTTTGCCTGCATTGATCCTGAGGGCAACTGGTTTGTTCAAAAAAAGGAGGGAAAAGGCAAGTGA
- a CDS encoding indolepyruvate oxidoreductase subunit beta: MTDIIIAGVGGQGNILLSRVICQLYTNKGFDVKSAENIGMSQRGGSVVSYIRTGENVGPIIPDNMADILIGLEMCEAARNVNKINKDSIVVLNDRFIRFNSLDFKKNQIVKFFELNFPKLRIVSAYDIAVKLDMPKAENIVMLALVCKDGFLPFSKEEILKALEQVLRPKMYEMNKILVENIYEKY, encoded by the coding sequence ATGACTGATATTATAATAGCTGGAGTAGGTGGACAGGGGAATATCCTTCTTTCCAGAGTAATTTGTCAGCTTTATACAAATAAAGGTTTTGATGTTAAGTCGGCTGAGAACATTGGAATGAGCCAAAGGGGTGGCTCTGTGGTAAGCTATATTAGAACAGGAGAAAATGTAGGACCAATTATACCAGATAACATGGCTGATATTTTGATTGGACTTGAGATGTGTGAAGCTGCGAGAAATGTTAATAAGATCAATAAAGATTCTATAGTTGTTTTAAACGATAGATTCATAAGGTTCAATAGTTTAGATTTCAAAAAAAATCAGATAGTCAAATTTTTTGAATTAAACTTTCCGAAATTAAGAATAGTTAGCGCCTATGATATTGCTGTTAAATTGGATATGCCAAAGGCAGAGAATATTGTAATGCTTGCTTTGGTATGCAAAGATGGGTTTTTACCTTTTTCAAAAGAGGAAATTTTAAAAGCTTTGGAGCAGGTATTGAGGCCAAAAATGTATGAGATGAATAAAATTTTAGTTGAAAATATTTACGAAAAATATTAA
- the iorA gene encoding indolepyruvate ferredoxin oxidoreductase subunit alpha, with translation MKKVLMGNEAVAYSLFINGVNVVVGYPGTPSTEVIETLKNFQDDDFYVEWSTNEKVALEIAAGASLAGARAVATMKQVGLNVAADPLLSLSVVGVEGGLIVFVADDPGPHSSQTEQDTRNFARFCNLPVFDPSSPKEAFELIKPAFEISEKYNLPVLYRMTTRVCHSNQSIEFELKREKRRIKGFEKRPDWVILPALSYKKHVELEKKLQDIKKDLSVYNRVEGKGKIGIITGGVSYFYVKEAIKGFEDLFSILKITVAHPLDDEIVLGFVEDKEVLIFIEELDPVLEEEVKLILFENGKLLPVYGKRNGYVPFAGEFDVDKVRNIFYKILSDEKFLVRNTFVDVLQIPKRQAQLCAGCPHRNSFLIVKYAMKGKDVIFTGDIGCYTLGFAKPISTTDTCLCMGASITMAQGLKIADRSKKVISFIGDSTFFHSGITGLVNSYYNRHNITVCILDNLTTGMTGFQPHPGTGKKIYGEEGRKVSIEDIVKGIGVEKILVIDPYSDFTENVNKVREFLKDEELGVIIFRRECANMGSKESYLKINQNCSNCKGCMQITGCPALKEDENGNIFIDSALCNGCGLCKSFCPYSAIEKVMKDD, from the coding sequence ATGAAAAAAGTCCTGATGGGAAATGAAGCTGTAGCATATTCTCTTTTTATAAATGGTGTAAATGTTGTTGTTGGATATCCAGGCACGCCTTCGACAGAAGTAATAGAAACGTTGAAAAATTTTCAGGATGACGATTTTTATGTTGAATGGTCTACAAACGAAAAAGTAGCACTTGAGATTGCTGCAGGTGCAAGCCTTGCAGGTGCTAGAGCTGTTGCTACTATGAAACAGGTAGGTTTGAATGTTGCAGCAGACCCTCTTTTGTCTCTTTCAGTTGTTGGTGTAGAAGGCGGACTTATAGTGTTTGTAGCGGATGATCCTGGACCTCATTCCTCGCAAACAGAACAGGATACACGGAACTTCGCGAGATTTTGCAACTTACCAGTTTTTGATCCTTCTTCTCCAAAAGAAGCTTTTGAACTCATAAAACCTGCTTTCGAAATTTCAGAAAAGTATAATTTGCCTGTGCTTTATCGCATGACAACAAGAGTTTGTCATTCTAACCAGTCAATTGAGTTTGAGTTAAAAAGAGAAAAGAGGAGGATTAAAGGTTTTGAAAAAAGGCCAGATTGGGTTATCTTGCCTGCACTTTCGTACAAAAAGCACGTAGAACTTGAGAAAAAACTTCAGGATATAAAAAAAGATCTTTCTGTTTACAACAGAGTTGAGGGTAAAGGGAAAATAGGAATTATAACAGGTGGGGTTTCGTATTTTTACGTCAAAGAAGCTATAAAAGGTTTTGAAGATTTGTTTTCTATCTTGAAGATTACAGTAGCACATCCTTTAGATGATGAAATTGTATTGGGATTTGTGGAAGATAAAGAAGTGCTAATATTCATCGAAGAACTTGACCCTGTATTAGAAGAAGAGGTAAAACTAATACTTTTTGAAAATGGGAAATTGCTTCCTGTGTATGGTAAACGCAACGGTTATGTTCCCTTTGCAGGTGAATTTGATGTTGATAAAGTAAGAAACATTTTTTACAAAATACTTTCTGATGAGAAATTTTTGGTTAGGAATACATTTGTGGATGTTTTGCAAATTCCAAAAAGGCAGGCACAACTCTGTGCGGGCTGTCCTCACAGAAACTCGTTTTTGATTGTAAAATATGCAATGAAGGGTAAAGATGTGATTTTCACAGGAGATATTGGATGTTACACGCTTGGATTTGCAAAGCCAATTTCAACGACTGATACCTGCCTTTGTATGGGAGCAAGCATCACAATGGCGCAAGGTCTTAAGATTGCAGATAGATCAAAAAAGGTGATTTCTTTTATTGGAGATTCAACTTTTTTCCACAGTGGGATTACGGGCCTTGTAAATAGTTACTACAATAGACACAATATAACCGTATGCATTTTAGACAATCTAACAACTGGCATGACAGGTTTCCAGCCACATCCTGGGACTGGTAAAAAGATTTACGGAGAAGAAGGAAGAAAGGTTAGCATTGAAGATATTGTCAAAGGGATAGGTGTTGAAAAGATTTTGGTGATTGATCCTTACTCTGATTTTACTGAGAATGTAAATAAAGTCAGAGAATTTTTGAAAGACGAAGAACTTGGAGTGATAATCTTTCGAAGAGAATGTGCAAACATGGGCTCAAAAGAAAGTTACCTTAAGATAAATCAGAACTGTTCTAATTGCAAAGGATGCATGCAAATAACAGGCTGTCCTGCATTAAAAGAAGATGAAAATGGTAATATCTTTATAGATTCAGCTTTGTGCAATGGTTGTGGGCTTTGTAAAAGTTTTTGTCCATATTCAGCAATAGAAAAGGTGATGAAAGATGACTGA
- the spoVT gene encoding stage V sporulation protein T: protein MKATGIVRRIDDLGRVVIPKEIRRTLKIREGDPLEIYTDNEGEVILKKYSPIGEMGAFAKEYAETLHQVSGHIIIITDRDRVIAVAGASKKDYMDKPLSQELERVMEENSIVVVKSENDMSSIPIVEGDTTRYTAQIVSPILSEGSVIGSVIMCSTQSHVVMGDSDYKLVQAATSFFGKQLEQ from the coding sequence ATGAAGGCAACGGGAATTGTTAGAAGAATTGATGATTTAGGAAGGGTTGTAATCCCGAAAGAAATAAGAAGAACTCTTAAAATCAGAGAAGGTGACCCGCTTGAGATATATACCGATAACGAAGGGGAGGTAATCTTAAAGAAATATTCCCCTATTGGCGAAATGGGGGCATTTGCCAAAGAATATGCTGAAACTCTTCATCAGGTAAGCGGTCATATTATAATTATCACTGACAGAGATAGAGTAATTGCCGTTGCTGGCGCTTCTAAAAAGGATTACATGGATAAGCCTTTAAGCCAAGAACTGGAAAGGGTTATGGAAGAAAATTCTATTGTCGTTGTGAAATCTGAAAATGACATGAGCAGTATACCGATTGTTGAAGGCGATACAACAAGATATACTGCTCAGATAGTAAGCCCTATACTTTCCGAAGGAAGTGTAATCGGCAGCGTGATTATGTGTTCAACACAATCCCATGTTGTTATGGGTGACTCAGATTACAAGCTTGTTCAAGCTGCAACATCTTTTTTCGGTAAACAGCTTGAACAATAG
- a CDS encoding tyrosine-type recombinase/integrase has protein sequence MPAKTKKRGNNEGSIYKRKDGLCCGQITIGRDENGRQKRQYFYGKTRQEVADKIAKALNDLANGIYVEPARMLLKDWLHTWLWEYKKQTLRPSTFKDYLCYIERHINPTIGHYKLKELRPEHLQTLYNVKYQEGLSISTIKQIHTVLHSALDQALKNGLVNRNVSEATTLPKGKPKREIRILSLEEQQRFIAALERERLKTAFLVELASGLRIGELLALRWKDVNFKDGYIEVRRSLQRVRIFDGGNSKKTALAFQEPKTEAGKRIVPLPPVIIEELKQHRKKQLEEKLKAGALYEDNDLVFATELGTPIDPRNFERLFYRIREKAGLDKSVNFHALRHTYATRLLEANEHPKVVQELLGHKDISTTLNIYSHVMPEIKKAAAMKLNSLFEDIKTKGNHS, from the coding sequence ATGCCTGCAAAGACAAAAAAGAGAGGGAATAATGAAGGCAGCATATACAAAAGGAAAGATGGGCTCTGCTGCGGTCAAATCACCATAGGAAGAGATGAAAACGGCAGACAAAAGCGGCAGTATTTCTATGGCAAGACAAGACAGGAAGTTGCCGACAAGATAGCCAAGGCACTGAACGACTTAGCAAACGGAATATATGTTGAGCCTGCAAGAATGCTATTAAAAGACTGGCTTCATACTTGGCTTTGGGAATACAAAAAACAAACATTGCGACCTTCAACTTTTAAAGATTATTTATGTTATATTGAAAGACATATAAATCCTACAATTGGTCATTATAAGTTGAAAGAACTTCGCCCAGAACATCTTCAAACTTTGTATAACGTAAAATATCAAGAAGGATTGAGCATAAGCACAATTAAACAAATTCATACTGTTTTACATTCAGCTTTAGACCAAGCTTTGAAAAATGGACTTGTCAACAGAAATGTTTCAGAGGCAACCACTTTACCAAAAGGCAAGCCAAAAAGAGAGATAAGAATACTGAGTTTAGAAGAACAACAAAGATTTATTGCAGCTTTGGAAAGGGAAAGATTGAAAACTGCGTTTCTTGTTGAGTTAGCAAGTGGACTTAGAATTGGTGAACTTTTAGCTTTGCGCTGGAAAGATGTTAATTTTAAGGATGGATACATTGAAGTTAGAAGGTCTTTACAGCGTGTAAGGATTTTTGATGGAGGCAATTCTAAAAAGACTGCACTTGCTTTTCAAGAACCTAAAACAGAAGCAGGTAAAAGAATAGTGCCTTTGCCACCAGTAATAATTGAAGAGTTAAAACAGCACAGAAAAAAACAGTTAGAAGAAAAACTGAAAGCTGGAGCGCTTTATGAAGATAACGATTTAGTATTTGCAACAGAGCTTGGTACCCCAATTGACCCAAGAAATTTTGAAAGGCTTTTTTACAGAATTAGAGAAAAAGCGGGACTTGACAAGAGTGTCAATTTTCATGCATTAAGACACACATATGCAACAAGGCTTTTAGAAGCAAATGAACATCCCAAAGTTGTTCAAGAGCTTTTAGGACATAAAGATATTTCTACAACCCTCAATATTTATTCTCATGTTATGCCTGAGATAAAGAAAGCTGCTGCAATGAAATTAAACAGCTTATTTGAGGATATAAAAACAAAGGGTAACCACTCCTGA